Proteins from a genomic interval of Phenylobacterium sp. LH3H17:
- a CDS encoding YciI family protein, with translation MLYAILCYNSEQIVGSWTQEQDDAVMARLQVVHEALDGKLGPAIRLNPTKAATTLMKNEEPHYVIDGPYAETKEALLGFYILDVADKEEALDAARQLAVANPGGAYEIRPIMLYIPGMALPET, from the coding sequence ATGCTCTACGCCATCCTCTGCTACAACTCCGAACAGATCGTCGGCTCCTGGACCCAGGAGCAGGACGACGCCGTCATGGCGCGCCTGCAGGTGGTCCACGAAGCCCTTGACGGCAAGCTCGGCCCCGCGATCCGGCTGAACCCGACCAAGGCCGCCACCACACTGATGAAGAACGAGGAGCCGCACTACGTGATCGACGGCCCCTATGCCGAGACCAAGGAGGCCCTGCTGGGCTTCTACATCCTCGACGTCGCCGACAAGGAGGAGGCCCTGGACGCCGCGCGCCAGCTAGCGGTCGCCAACCCCGGCGGCGCCTACGAGATCCGGCCGATCATGCTCTACATTCCAGGGATGGCCCTGCCCGAGACCTGA
- a CDS encoding DoxX family protein, producing MSDTMTPKLWRWIGWVLTGLFTAFMIFDTSIKLLDLEIVRESLVGLGYPAHLGRGIGVIELVCLVFFLVPRTSLLGAILMMSVLGGGITSQMRLEAPLFSHVLFGVYLGLLMWGGLFLRDSRLRGLFPIRR from the coding sequence ATGAGCGACACGATGACCCCCAAACTCTGGCGCTGGATCGGCTGGGTGCTGACGGGCCTCTTCACAGCCTTCATGATCTTCGACACCTCGATCAAGCTGCTGGATCTGGAGATCGTGCGCGAGTCCCTGGTCGGCCTGGGCTATCCGGCCCATCTAGGCCGCGGCATCGGGGTCATCGAGCTGGTCTGCCTGGTGTTCTTCCTCGTTCCCCGCACCTCGCTGCTGGGCGCGATCCTGATGATGTCAGTCCTGGGCGGCGGCATCACCAGCCAAATGCGCCTGGAGGCGCCGCTGTTCAGCCATGTCCTGTTCGGGGTCTATCTGGGCCTGCTGATGTGGGGCGGCCTGTTCCTGCGCGACTCGCGATTGCGCGGCCTCTTCCCGATCCGGCGGTAG
- a CDS encoding AraC family transcriptional regulator, which produces MPEVAVQSLLKTPTVSVRDICCQGRCRRRSAEESASATELVFPYRGVYARHVGADQAIAEANQVLFFNAGEGYRVSHPVAGGDACLSLAIDEPLLRELAPKALLRDGAAVAFRRQRLRIDPRAQELIALLRHGLRQGSAEPLEAESLALTLVQRALGPRTTHAAGASPGRQKLADRVKLVLASDPARRWTLADIAAEVGGSPVYLTQVFQQVEGLPLYRYQMRLRLARALNLLPQYDDLTALGLDLGFSSHSHFSAAFRETYGRSPSAFRRAALRRVTPGG; this is translated from the coding sequence ATGCCCGAAGTCGCCGTCCAGTCCCTGCTGAAGACGCCGACCGTCTCGGTCCGCGACATCTGTTGCCAGGGCCGTTGCAGGCGCCGGAGCGCCGAGGAGAGCGCGAGCGCCACCGAGCTGGTGTTCCCCTATCGCGGCGTCTATGCGCGGCACGTCGGCGCCGACCAGGCCATCGCCGAGGCCAACCAGGTGCTGTTCTTCAACGCCGGCGAGGGCTACCGGGTCAGCCATCCGGTCGCGGGCGGGGACGCCTGCCTGTCGTTGGCCATCGACGAACCGCTGCTGCGCGAACTGGCCCCCAAGGCCCTGCTACGGGACGGGGCGGCCGTGGCGTTCCGCCGCCAGCGCCTTCGCATCGACCCGCGGGCCCAGGAGCTGATCGCCCTGCTGCGGCACGGCCTGCGCCAAGGTTCGGCCGAGCCGCTGGAAGCCGAGAGCCTGGCGCTCACCCTCGTGCAGCGCGCCCTGGGTCCGCGCACCACCCACGCTGCCGGGGCCAGCCCCGGGCGGCAGAAGCTCGCCGATCGGGTCAAGCTGGTGTTGGCCAGCGATCCCGCGCGCCGCTGGACCCTGGCCGACATCGCGGCCGAGGTGGGCGGGTCTCCGGTCTACCTCACCCAGGTCTTCCAGCAGGTCGAGGGCCTGCCGCTCTATCGCTACCAGATGCGCCTGCGGCTGGCGCGGGCGCTGAACCTGCTGCCGCAGTACGACGACCTGACAGCGCTGGGCCTCGACCTCGGCTTCTCCAGCCACAGCCATTTCAGCGCCGCGTTCCGGGAGACCTACGGGCGTTCGCCCTCGGCGTTCCGGCGGGCGGCGCTGCGTCGCGTCACGCCAGGCGGCTAA
- a CDS encoding acyl-CoA dehydrogenase family protein: MADFGGEPNLEAFRAEARGWLEANFPPTLAGKGVLASAEISAPNPDLAAWRKAVGAKGWGTPTWPTQYGGGGLSPQEAKVLAQEMAKLGAFNPLMFGMGVTMIGPTIMDYGTEAQKAKHIPPIVRGEVQWCVGYSEPNAGSDLASLQMRCEDAGDHWVINGQKTWTSGAQYSDWCGALVRTDFAAKKHDGISFMLIDMHQPAIDPRPIALIAGASPFCETFFTDARAEKDGLLGELNHGWTVGKRLLQHERASQTGASGGGRATPLQDIAKRYVGVDDQGRLADSDLRTRLTQHLMDAKMHGLTLARIVAESKGASGANTTASILKNSATNVAQTRAELSLEIFGHQGLGWEGETFSQEEIETVRGWLGGKAMSIYGGSLEIQNNIISKRILGLPDNTQSS; the protein is encoded by the coding sequence ATGGCGGATTTCGGAGGCGAGCCGAACCTTGAGGCCTTCCGCGCCGAGGCCCGCGGGTGGCTGGAAGCCAACTTCCCACCCACCCTGGCGGGCAAGGGCGTCCTGGCCTCGGCCGAGATCTCGGCGCCCAATCCCGACCTCGCCGCCTGGCGCAAGGCCGTCGGCGCCAAGGGCTGGGGAACGCCGACCTGGCCGACCCAGTACGGCGGCGGCGGACTCTCGCCCCAGGAAGCCAAGGTGCTGGCCCAGGAGATGGCCAAGCTGGGCGCCTTCAATCCGCTGATGTTCGGCATGGGCGTGACCATGATCGGCCCGACCATCATGGACTACGGGACCGAGGCCCAGAAGGCGAAGCACATCCCGCCCATCGTCCGCGGCGAGGTGCAGTGGTGCGTCGGCTATTCCGAGCCCAACGCCGGCTCCGACCTGGCCTCCCTGCAAATGCGGTGCGAGGACGCCGGCGATCATTGGGTCATCAACGGCCAAAAGACGTGGACGTCGGGCGCCCAGTACTCCGACTGGTGCGGGGCCCTGGTGCGCACCGACTTCGCGGCCAAGAAGCATGACGGCATCAGCTTCATGCTGATCGACATGCACCAGCCGGCCATCGACCCGCGACCCATCGCGCTCATCGCCGGGGCCTCGCCGTTCTGCGAGACCTTCTTCACCGACGCCCGGGCCGAGAAGGACGGCCTGCTCGGCGAGCTCAACCACGGCTGGACAGTCGGCAAGCGGCTGCTGCAGCACGAGCGCGCCAGCCAGACGGGGGCGTCAGGAGGAGGCCGGGCCACGCCGCTGCAGGACATCGCCAAGCGCTATGTGGGAGTCGACGACCAGGGCCGGCTGGCCGACAGCGACCTGCGCACCCGGCTGACCCAGCACCTGATGGACGCCAAGATGCACGGCCTGACCCTGGCGCGGATCGTCGCGGAGTCGAAGGGCGCCTCGGGCGCGAACACCACGGCATCCATCCTGAAGAACTCCGCCACCAATGTGGCCCAGACGCGGGCCGAACTCAGCCTGGAGATCTTCGGGCACCAGGGCCTGGGCTGGGAGGGCGAGACCTTCAGCCAGGAAGAGATCGAGACCGTGCGCGGCTGGCTGGGCGGCAAGGCCATGTCGATCTATGGCGGCTCGCTCGAGATCCAGAACAATATCATCTCCAAGCGCATCCTGGGCCTTCCGGACAACACCCAGTCGAGCTGA
- a CDS encoding FeoA family protein, whose translation MNDLSVQADLAANSAAGLVVRLSSLEVGATGVIVDVRAESAPLAHGVDVHELQRRLLEFGFVEGARIEVLHEGAIRHDPIAVRVDDTRVALRRRDAEDVFILLDTPQK comes from the coding sequence ATGAACGATCTATCGGTGCAGGCGGATTTGGCCGCGAATTCCGCGGCGGGCCTTGTCGTGCGCCTGAGCTCGCTCGAGGTCGGCGCGACCGGGGTCATCGTCGACGTCCGCGCCGAGAGCGCGCCCCTGGCCCACGGCGTCGACGTTCACGAGCTGCAGCGCCGCCTCCTGGAGTTCGGCTTCGTGGAGGGCGCCCGCATCGAGGTGCTGCACGAGGGCGCCATTCGCCACGACCCGATCGCCGTCCGGGTGGACGACACCCGCGTCGCCCTGCGTCGCCGCGACGCCGAGGACGTGTTCATCCTGCTCGACACGCCGCAGAAATGA
- a CDS encoding ferrous iron transporter B — translation MTQTATLASARVALVGNPNSGKTALFNALTGARQKVANYAGVTVERKEGVVTTPAGRSLHILDLPGTYSLRARSPDEVVTRDAVLGRLEGEVPPDVVVCVADATNLRLVLRLALELKAVGRPMVLALNMYDIAQRQGLRIDLEGLSREIGAPIVTTVATRKRGIDDLIAQVDALAASGALPGENTWREPDAAEIRRAHAEAQRIVRTYVRPPEHPDTWTGRVDAVLLHPFWGLAILFSLLFLMFQAVFTWATPAMDGIEAAFGWLGGLVGQVVTNDLARSLIADGVIAGVGSVLVFLPQILILFLFILLLEDFGYMARAAFLMDRIMGGAGLHGRAFIPLLSSFACAIPGIMSTRVIDSKHDRLTTILVAPLMTCSARIPVYTLIIAAFIPNTQVWGFMSLQGLVMFSLYAAGILSALAVSFVTRRLFWRGAVEPFLMELPTYKLPDPANVLRNLFLRAQIFIERAGRIILPLMILIWVLSTFPYAPAGAPGPAIDYSFAGMIGHAIQPLLAPIGFNWQMSIALVPGMAAREVAVAALGTVYAVGDAENNTGTLASTLRGHWSMATGLSFLAWYIFAPQCAATLGVVKRETNSWRWPIIMFVYMTTLAYLAAFIVYRTAVALGGG, via the coding sequence ATGACCCAGACCGCCACGCTCGCGTCCGCCAGGGTCGCCCTGGTCGGCAATCCCAATTCCGGCAAGACGGCGCTGTTTAACGCGCTCACCGGCGCCCGCCAGAAGGTCGCCAACTACGCCGGGGTCACGGTCGAGCGGAAGGAGGGCGTGGTCACGACGCCCGCCGGCCGCAGCCTGCACATCCTGGACCTGCCCGGCACCTATTCCCTGCGCGCCCGCAGCCCCGACGAAGTGGTCACCCGCGACGCGGTCCTCGGCCGGCTGGAGGGCGAGGTTCCGCCCGACGTGGTGGTCTGCGTGGCCGACGCCACCAACCTGCGCCTGGTGTTGCGCCTGGCCCTGGAGCTCAAGGCCGTCGGCCGGCCGATGGTGCTGGCCCTCAACATGTACGACATCGCCCAGCGCCAGGGCCTGCGGATCGACCTGGAGGGCCTGTCGCGCGAGATCGGCGCCCCCATCGTCACCACCGTGGCCACCCGCAAGCGCGGCATCGACGACCTGATCGCCCAGGTCGACGCCCTGGCCGCCAGCGGCGCCCTACCCGGCGAGAACACCTGGCGCGAACCCGACGCGGCCGAGATCCGCCGCGCCCATGCCGAGGCCCAGCGGATTGTGCGCACCTATGTCCGCCCGCCCGAACATCCCGACACCTGGACCGGCCGCGTGGACGCGGTCCTGCTGCACCCGTTCTGGGGCCTGGCGATCCTGTTCTCGCTGCTGTTCCTGATGTTCCAAGCGGTGTTCACCTGGGCCACCCCGGCCATGGACGGCATCGAGGCCGCCTTCGGCTGGCTGGGCGGTCTGGTGGGCCAGGTGGTGACCAACGATCTCGCCCGCAGCCTGATCGCCGACGGGGTCATAGCCGGGGTCGGCAGCGTGCTGGTCTTCCTGCCGCAGATCCTGATCCTGTTCCTGTTCATCCTCCTGCTGGAGGACTTCGGCTACATGGCGCGGGCGGCCTTCCTGATGGACCGGATCATGGGCGGTGCAGGACTGCACGGGCGGGCGTTCATCCCTCTGCTCTCCTCCTTCGCCTGCGCCATCCCCGGGATCATGTCGACGCGGGTGATCGATTCCAAGCACGACCGGCTGACCACCATACTGGTGGCCCCGCTGATGACCTGTTCGGCGCGGATCCCGGTCTACACCCTGATCATCGCCGCCTTCATCCCCAACACCCAGGTCTGGGGCTTCATGAGCCTGCAGGGCCTGGTGATGTTCAGCCTCTACGCCGCGGGCATCCTCAGCGCGCTCGCCGTCTCCTTCGTGACCCGCCGGCTGTTCTGGCGCGGGGCGGTGGAGCCGTTCCTGATGGAGCTGCCCACCTACAAGCTGCCCGACCCCGCCAACGTCCTGCGCAACCTATTCCTCCGCGCCCAGATCTTCATCGAGCGGGCCGGGCGCATCATCCTGCCGCTGATGATCCTAATCTGGGTGCTCTCGACCTTCCCCTACGCCCCGGCGGGCGCCCCGGGGCCTGCCATCGACTACAGCTTCGCCGGCATGATCGGCCACGCCATCCAGCCCCTGCTGGCCCCTATCGGCTTCAACTGGCAGATGTCGATCGCGCTCGTACCGGGCATGGCCGCCCGCGAGGTCGCCGTGGCCGCGCTCGGCACCGTCTATGCGGTGGGCGATGCGGAGAACAACACCGGGACCCTTGCCTCGACGCTCAGGGGCCACTGGTCGATGGCCACAGGCCTCTCGTTCCTGGCCTGGTACATCTTCGCCCCGCAATGCGCCGCGACCCTGGGCGTGGTGAAGCGCGAGACCAACAGCTGGCGTTGGCCGATCATCATGTTCGTCTACATGACCACGCTGGCCTATCTGGCGGCCTTCATCGTTTACCGGACGGCGGTCGCCCTGGGCGGGGGATGA
- a CDS encoding alpha/beta hydrolase: MTKTIVACAAVLGALAVPATAAETIRLPGADREPTLAISHEPGPGPSVLYVHGATFPQALSIGYRLAGRSWMDDLRARGFDVWAFDLAGYGDSDRPAAMTGAAPVGRMAEAVSQIARVTRYIRATSKKDRVSILAHSWGTLPAGAFAAEHPDRIERLVLFGPPALRKAAPPAAEPTTGASLVSAEDQWASFQSGVPAGEPSPIDRALFVPWAEAYLASDAASATRSPPAVLVPTGPQADLAEVWSGRFPYDPAKVRASTLVVYGEWDPITRDADAAWLKEALVKAEGGVRVAKLPRGAHRMHLEANRQVLFDAVGAFLTED; encoded by the coding sequence ATGACGAAGACGATAGTTGCGTGCGCCGCGGTCCTCGGCGCGCTGGCGGTCCCCGCGACCGCGGCGGAAACGATCCGACTGCCGGGCGCAGACCGCGAGCCCACCCTTGCGATCAGTCACGAACCCGGGCCCGGGCCCAGCGTGCTCTATGTGCACGGCGCGACCTTCCCCCAGGCCTTATCGATCGGGTACCGCCTGGCGGGCCGTTCCTGGATGGACGACCTGCGCGCCCGCGGCTTTGACGTATGGGCATTCGATCTCGCCGGCTACGGCGACTCGGACCGCCCCGCGGCCATGACCGGCGCCGCGCCCGTGGGCCGAATGGCGGAGGCCGTCAGCCAGATCGCCCGCGTCACGCGCTACATCCGCGCGACCTCGAAGAAGGATCGCGTCTCAATCCTCGCCCATTCCTGGGGAACCTTGCCGGCCGGCGCATTCGCCGCCGAACACCCCGATAGGATCGAGCGCCTGGTTCTCTTCGGTCCGCCCGCCCTGCGCAAAGCCGCCCCGCCGGCCGCCGAGCCAACCACGGGCGCATCGCTGGTCAGCGCTGAGGATCAATGGGCAAGCTTCCAGTCAGGCGTGCCCGCAGGCGAGCCGTCGCCCATCGACAGGGCCCTGTTCGTCCCCTGGGCCGAGGCGTATCTCGCCAGCGACGCCGCCAGCGCCACGCGCAGTCCGCCGGCCGTGCTCGTGCCGACAGGACCTCAGGCCGACTTGGCGGAGGTCTGGTCCGGCCGATTCCCGTACGATCCGGCCAAGGTCCGGGCCTCGACCCTCGTCGTCTACGGCGAGTGGGACCCCATCACGCGCGACGCCGATGCGGCCTGGCTGAAGGAGGCGTTGGTCAAGGCCGAAGGCGGGGTGCGGGTCGCCAAACTGCCCCGCGGCGCACACCGGATGCATCTCGAGGCGAACCGTCAGGTCCTCTTCGACGCAGTCGGCGCCTTTCTGACCGAGGACTAG
- a CDS encoding MarR family winged helix-turn-helix transcriptional regulator, translated as MSVQRQLSDPPAGELKLDAYLPYRLSVASNAVSQLIARAYEDRFGLNIPQWRLICVLAEDGGLTQGAIVARTGMDKVTVSRAAQGLSIRRLIARSDHHADGRSHVLALTAQGAQLHAEVAPLALAYEAALIAGLSPDEVALLKRLLGRLQGAADALSGGKA; from the coding sequence ATGAGCGTGCAGCGCCAGCTTTCCGACCCGCCCGCGGGCGAGCTGAAGCTGGACGCCTATCTGCCGTATCGGCTCTCGGTGGCCTCCAACGCCGTCAGCCAGCTGATCGCGCGCGCCTATGAGGACCGTTTTGGGCTCAACATCCCGCAGTGGCGGCTGATCTGCGTCCTGGCCGAGGACGGCGGCCTGACCCAGGGGGCCATCGTCGCGCGCACCGGCATGGACAAGGTGACGGTCAGCCGCGCCGCCCAGGGCCTGAGCATCCGGCGACTGATCGCCCGCAGCGACCACCACGCCGACGGCCGATCCCATGTCCTGGCCCTGACCGCCCAGGGCGCGCAGCTGCATGCGGAGGTGGCGCCGCTTGCGCTCGCCTACGAGGCGGCGCTGATCGCCGGCCTGTCGCCGGATGAGGTGGCCCTATTGAAGCGGCTCCTGGGCCGCCTGCAGGGCGCCGCCGACGCGCTGTCGGGCGGCAAGGCGTAG
- a CDS encoding fumarylacetoacetate hydrolase family protein: MKLASLKWGRDGRLVVVSNDLAWCVEATNVAPTLQAALDDWERCEPLLRGLAEGLETGSIPRVRFHEKDAESPLPRAYQWADGSAYVNHVALVRKARAADMPDSFWTDPLMYQGGSDNFLAPRDPIPLADEAWGCDLEGEVAVVTGDVPLGASREEALAAVRLVMLVNDVSLRNLIPAELSKNFGFFQSKPASAFSPVAVTPDALGEAWKDGKLHGALEVELNGKPLGEADAGVDMTFDFGTLIAHAAKTRALSAGTIVGSGTVSNRGPDGGPGKPVAEGGVGYSCLAELRTVETLAHGAPKTPFLKPGDRVRIEMRDPRRHTIFGAIEQEVQGS, translated from the coding sequence ATGAAGCTCGCATCGCTCAAGTGGGGTCGTGACGGCCGCCTCGTGGTGGTTTCCAACGATCTCGCCTGGTGCGTCGAGGCGACCAATGTCGCGCCGACCCTGCAGGCCGCCCTCGACGACTGGGAACGCTGCGAGCCCCTGCTGCGCGGCCTGGCCGAGGGTCTGGAGACCGGCTCGATCCCCAGGGTCCGGTTCCACGAGAAGGACGCCGAGAGCCCCCTGCCGCGCGCCTATCAGTGGGCCGACGGCTCGGCCTATGTGAACCATGTGGCCCTGGTGCGGAAGGCGCGCGCGGCCGACATGCCCGACAGCTTCTGGACCGATCCGCTGATGTACCAGGGCGGCTCCGACAACTTCCTGGCGCCGCGCGATCCGATCCCGCTGGCCGACGAGGCCTGGGGCTGTGACCTGGAGGGCGAGGTGGCGGTGGTCACCGGCGACGTGCCCCTGGGCGCCAGCCGCGAGGAGGCCCTGGCCGCCGTCCGCCTGGTCATGCTGGTCAACGACGTAAGCCTGCGCAACCTGATCCCCGCCGAGCTTTCCAAGAACTTCGGCTTCTTCCAGTCGAAGCCGGCCTCGGCGTTCTCGCCGGTGGCCGTGACCCCCGACGCGCTGGGCGAGGCCTGGAAGGACGGCAAGCTGCACGGCGCGCTGGAGGTCGAACTGAACGGCAAGCCGCTCGGCGAGGCCGACGCCGGGGTCGACATGACCTTCGACTTCGGGACCCTGATCGCCCATGCCGCCAAGACCCGGGCGCTCAGCGCCGGGACCATCGTCGGCTCCGGCACGGTGTCGAACCGAGGTCCCGACGGCGGCCCAGGTAAACCCGTCGCCGAAGGTGGCGTCGGCTATTCCTGCCTCGCGGAGTTGCGAACCGTCGAAACCCTTGCACACGGCGCGCCCAAGACGCCGTTCCTCAAGCCCGGCGACCGAGTGCGGATTGAGATGCGCGATCCGCGCCGTCACACCATCTTCGGCGCCATCGAGCAGGAGGTCCAAGGGTCATGA
- a CDS encoding homogentisate 1,2-dioxygenase, which produces MARNWIPVRAAQGAHSRQAHADMPAGTYEREISKEGFFGPAAFIHHPRPPTGWSDFEGPLRPRAFDLARLNEAQGSPWDAPVILKNAATEMRFWKLGQAMPGLARNADGDQLLFVHQGRGDLFCDYGHISYEAGDYLYMPRGTMWRLSPAEPTAILMIQATNSHFTLPDKGLLGGHALFDPAMLDTPELNEAFKAHQAQDGETRVAVKKRGEVSTVTYPYNPLDAVGWHGELAPVRLNVRHIRPVVSHRYHLPPSVHTTFVSDRFVVCTFAPRPFETDPGALKVPFFHNNDDFDEVLFYHAGDFFSRDHIEAGMMTFHPSGFTHGPHPKALKNMLSQPKAATDEYAVMIDTRDPLDVGEAASTVENPDYVNSWRTPA; this is translated from the coding sequence ATGGCCCGCAACTGGATCCCCGTCCGCGCCGCCCAAGGCGCCCATTCGCGCCAGGCTCACGCCGACATGCCCGCCGGCACCTATGAGCGCGAGATATCCAAGGAAGGGTTCTTCGGCCCGGCCGCCTTCATCCACCATCCGCGCCCGCCCACCGGCTGGAGCGACTTCGAGGGGCCCCTGCGTCCCCGCGCCTTCGACCTAGCCCGGCTGAACGAGGCGCAGGGTTCGCCCTGGGACGCCCCGGTGATCCTGAAGAACGCCGCCACCGAGATGCGCTTCTGGAAGCTGGGGCAGGCCATGCCGGGCCTCGCCCGCAACGCCGACGGCGACCAGTTGCTGTTCGTCCACCAGGGGCGCGGCGACCTGTTCTGCGACTATGGCCACATCTCCTATGAGGCCGGGGACTATCTCTACATGCCGCGCGGGACCATGTGGCGGCTGAGCCCAGCCGAACCGACGGCCATCCTGATGATCCAGGCGACCAACAGCCACTTCACCCTGCCCGACAAGGGTCTGCTGGGGGGCCACGCCCTGTTCGATCCGGCCATGCTGGACACCCCGGAGCTGAACGAGGCCTTCAAGGCCCACCAGGCGCAGGACGGCGAGACCCGGGTGGCCGTCAAGAAGCGCGGCGAGGTCTCCACGGTCACCTATCCGTACAATCCGCTGGACGCGGTGGGCTGGCACGGGGAGCTGGCCCCGGTGCGGCTGAACGTGCGCCATATCCGCCCGGTGGTGAGCCATCGCTACCATCTGCCGCCCAGCGTCCACACAACATTCGTGTCCGACCGGTTCGTGGTCTGCACCTTCGCGCCCAGGCCCTTCGAGACCGATCCGGGCGCGCTGAAGGTGCCGTTCTTCCACAACAACGACGATTTCGACGAGGTGCTGTTCTACCACGCCGGCGACTTCTTCAGCCGCGACCACATCGAGGCCGGGATGATGACATTCCATCCCTCCGGCTTCACCCACGGGCCGCACCCGAAGGCGCTGAAGAACATGCTGAGCCAGCCCAAGGCGGCCACCGACGAATACGCCGTGATGATCGACACCCGCGATCCCCTGGACGTGGGCGAGGCGGCCTCTACGGTGGAGAACCCGGACTACGTCAACAGCTGGCGGACGCCGGCTTGA
- a CDS encoding isoaspartyl peptidase/L-asparaginase family protein → MSTPNWAIAVHGGAGVIERRHLRPEQEAAYRAALGRVAEAGGAVLRAGGSALDAVEAAIRLLEDDPLFNAGRGAVFTARGANELDASIMDGATLAAGAVAGVTRTRHPISLARAVMERSSHVLLVGAGADAFSKAVGVEQADPSYFFTERRWRSLENFAKAHDLPVPPRPVGEHRPDPVHALAHDEGKYGTVGVVALDTSGNVAAGTSTGGTTGKQWGRVGDSPVIGAGTYASNAACAVSATGTGEYFIRLGVAHEIAALVEHKGLSLQAAADLVIQDKLTALGGDGGIIAVAPDGQVAWSYNTSGMYRASLAADRPLVVSIYKDEP, encoded by the coding sequence TTGTCGACGCCGAACTGGGCCATCGCCGTCCATGGCGGCGCGGGCGTCATTGAGCGCCGGCATCTGAGGCCCGAGCAGGAAGCGGCCTATCGCGCCGCCCTCGGGCGCGTCGCCGAGGCCGGGGGCGCGGTCCTGCGAGCCGGCGGTTCGGCGCTCGACGCCGTCGAGGCGGCCATCCGCCTGCTGGAGGACGACCCCCTGTTCAACGCCGGCCGCGGCGCGGTGTTCACCGCCCGGGGCGCCAACGAACTGGACGCCTCGATCATGGACGGCGCCACCCTGGCGGCCGGGGCGGTGGCCGGCGTCACCCGCACGCGCCACCCGATCTCGCTGGCCCGCGCGGTCATGGAGCGGTCCTCCCATGTCCTGCTGGTCGGAGCCGGCGCCGACGCCTTCTCCAAGGCCGTCGGCGTGGAGCAGGCCGACCCGTCCTACTTCTTCACCGAGCGCCGCTGGCGCAGCCTCGAGAACTTCGCCAAGGCCCACGACCTGCCGGTCCCGCCCCGGCCGGTGGGCGAGCATCGGCCCGATCCGGTCCACGCCCTGGCCCACGACGAGGGCAAGTACGGCACGGTGGGCGTGGTCGCGCTCGACACCTCGGGCAATGTGGCGGCGGGCACGTCGACCGGCGGCACCACCGGCAAGCAGTGGGGCCGGGTGGGCGATTCACCGGTGATCGGGGCGGGGACCTATGCGTCCAACGCCGCCTGCGCCGTCTCGGCCACCGGGACCGGCGAGTACTTCATCCGCCTGGGCGTGGCCCACGAGATCGCCGCCCTGGTCGAGCACAAGGGTCTTTCGCTGCAGGCCGCGGCCGATTTGGTGATCCAGGATAAGCTCACCGCCCTGGGCGGCGACGGCGGGATCATCGCCGTGGCGCCTGACGGCCAGGTGGCCTGGAGCTACAACACCTCGGGCATGTACCGCGCCAGCCTGGCCGCCGACCGGCCGCTCGTGGTCAGCATCTACAAGGACGAACCCTGA